One window from the genome of Candidatus Hydrogenedentota bacterium encodes:
- a CDS encoding Rrf2 family transcriptional regulator, which produces MRPMKISKKTVYALRAVFELARQHGGGPVTIAAIAEAQALPARFLENILYQLKLGGIVTSARGREGGYWLARPPDEVSVGDVLRLMEATVNVVECLGGNMRDDCPLRDNCVFLPMWSRAHRAMLAVYNGTSYGDLVREHSAGTSKKKTPGLAEFI; this is translated from the coding sequence ATGCGCCCCATGAAAATTTCCAAAAAGACGGTGTATGCCCTGCGGGCGGTGTTCGAGCTTGCCCGGCAGCACGGCGGCGGGCCGGTGACCATCGCCGCAATCGCCGAGGCGCAGGCGCTGCCCGCCCGGTTTTTGGAAAACATTCTTTACCAGTTGAAGCTGGGGGGCATCGTCACCTCCGCGCGGGGGCGCGAAGGCGGCTACTGGCTGGCCCGGCCGCCCGACGAGGTGAGCGTCGGGGACGTGCTTCGCCTCATGGAGGCGACGGTCAACGTGGTGGAGTGCCTGGGCGGAAACATGCGGGATGACTGCCCGCTCCGCGACAATTGCGTGTTTCTGCCCATGTGGTCCCGCGCGCACCGGGCGATGCTGGCGGTATACAACGGCACCTCCTACGGTGATCTTGTCCGGGAACACAGCGCGGGCACGTCCAAAAAGAAGACACCGGGCCTCGCCGAGTTCATTTAG
- a CDS encoding 2-oxoacid:acceptor oxidoreductase family protein, with product MSALSLTDLDVAGDRFEMRFSGSGGQGLVLAAMLMAEAVGANPQKRVVQTKSYGPEARGGASKSDVVISDDEIYYPKALSLDLLLAMTQEALDKYYPDLKDGGILVVDDMLVSRVPAGRHYGLPFTQIARERLGNVMVANVVSLGTIAAITGLTPLDTLLDVVLSRAPKGTGEVNKKALETGYQEGLALKARLGGVPVVM from the coding sequence ATGAGCGCGCTTTCTCTGACGGACTTGGACGTGGCCGGGGACCGCTTCGAGATGCGCTTTTCCGGCTCCGGCGGGCAGGGACTCGTGCTGGCCGCCATGCTTATGGCCGAGGCGGTCGGCGCAAATCCCCAGAAACGGGTGGTGCAGACCAAGTCCTACGGGCCCGAGGCGCGCGGCGGCGCCTCCAAGTCGGACGTGGTCATTTCAGACGATGAAATCTACTACCCCAAGGCGCTCAGTCTCGACCTCCTGCTGGCCATGACCCAGGAAGCCCTCGACAAATATTACCCCGACCTGAAGGACGGCGGCATCCTCGTTGTTGACGACATGCTGGTCAGCCGTGTCCCGGCGGGCCGGCACTACGGCCTGCCCTTCACCCAAATCGCGCGCGAGCGGCTGGGGAATGTCATGGTCGCCAATGTGGTCTCCCTCGGGACCATTGCGGCAATCACCGGGCTGACCCCGCTGGACACACTCTTGGACGTCGTTTTGTCCAGGGCGCCCAAGGGCACCGGGGAGGTGAACAAAAAGGCCCTTGAAACGGGCTATCAGGAAGGGCTCGCGCTCAAGGCGCGGCTGGGCGGTGTGCCGGTGGTGATGTGA
- a CDS encoding 2-oxoacid:ferredoxin oxidoreductase subunit beta translates to MTATTIKESPPVRQESDIVLKYLRPHKKFPNLWCPGCGNGIVMNALVRAIDKLGLDRDNVALVSGIGCSSRMPVYLDFQALHTTHGRALAFATGIKFSRPDLKVIVVTGDGDCLSIGGNHLIHACRRNIDITTILINNYIYGMTGGQTSPTTPQHSNATTIPYGNPEKQFEACDLAKGAGATFIARTTAYHATQMERLIMEAVEHRGFSLVEVISNCHTYYGRLNRLGQATALLRMFQEKATNAGKAQSMVDEETKDMLLTGVLHRDETKSEMCDEYQGLIDALAAKGKKA, encoded by the coding sequence ATGACAGCCACCACCATCAAAGAGTCCCCCCCCGTCAGGCAGGAGTCTGACATTGTCCTGAAGTACCTGCGCCCGCACAAGAAGTTCCCCAACCTGTGGTGCCCCGGATGCGGCAACGGGATAGTGATGAACGCCCTCGTGCGCGCCATTGACAAGCTCGGCCTCGACAGGGACAACGTGGCGCTGGTTTCAGGGATCGGGTGCAGCAGCCGCATGCCGGTCTACCTGGACTTCCAGGCGCTCCACACCACCCACGGCCGGGCGCTGGCCTTCGCCACGGGCATCAAGTTTTCCCGGCCCGATCTGAAGGTCATCGTGGTGACCGGCGACGGCGACTGCCTCTCCATCGGCGGCAACCACCTGATCCATGCCTGCCGCAGGAACATTGACATCACGACCATCCTCATCAACAACTACATCTACGGCATGACCGGCGGGCAGACCTCGCCGACCACCCCGCAGCACTCCAACGCCACCACCATCCCCTACGGCAACCCCGAAAAACAGTTCGAGGCGTGCGATTTGGCGAAAGGCGCCGGGGCGACATTCATCGCCCGGACCACCGCCTACCACGCCACGCAGATGGAGCGGCTGATCATGGAGGCCGTCGAGCACCGCGGCTTCTCCCTTGTCGAGGTCATCTCGAACTGCCACACCTACTACGGGCGGCTCAACCGCCTGGGCCAGGCCACCGCGCTGCTGCGCATGTTCCAGGAGAAGGCCACGAACGCCGGAAAGGCCCAAAGCATGGTGGACGAGGAGACCAAGGACATGCTTCTGACAGGCGTCCTTCACCGCGACGAGACGAAATCGGAGATGTGCGACGAGTACCAGGGGCTGATTGACGCCCTGGCGGCGAAAGGGAAAAAGGCATGA
- a CDS encoding cytochrome c3 family protein, with product MKNMPITTHTAPVVSRCFGLCCVLAACLLGALPCAALDDAECLFCHGDIEFQVIRPDGSVRHLYLDEEAYTASVHGSEGCVGCHTDVTEIEHPPELQKVDCGICHEESEAYAKTPHGRMLSEGNPDVSGCADCHGIHEMRAVADPLSSVAKAKQPQTCGKCHSNPNLVKDHLISVANPTESYLNSGHAQAIARGNLEAAACTNCHGAHDLLPSDDPESRVYRKNIPETCGSCHPEALAEYERSIHGRAMKAGIKDAPTCADCHGEHDILPPSQQGSRVDRRQQVVATCTRCHDNERVMSKFGLVTGRQASYMDSYHGMASAGGSEIVATCASCHGNHLILSAEDSESSTHKDNLPGTCGKCHQNAGPNFAVGRVHIMPTDPGQKALGIVRLLYIALITAIIGGMVFHNTLSMGRRALTKFWAERRVRGTYKRFSRGMTIGHLVLTVSFIALSVSGFALRYPETWWASLLFHGETGLAARGVVHRASALVLVGIALVNACFLLFTRSGRTELGHLMMRMRDFWDVVHNLQYMVGLRPAPPKFDRYSYIEKFEYWGMWWGTLLMILTGFSMWFVNTFLTYLPKVALDVVALVHFYEAWLAVLTIIVWHLYYMIFDPHTYPMNWSWITGRITLEDLRERHPIEYEREVARTDEDDAQE from the coding sequence ATGAAAAACATGCCCATCACAACGCACACCGCGCCGGTTGTCTCACGGTGTTTCGGCCTTTGCTGTGTTCTGGCTGCATGCCTGCTGGGCGCTCTGCCCTGCGCGGCGCTGGACGACGCGGAGTGCCTGTTCTGCCACGGGGACATTGAATTCCAGGTGATCCGCCCGGACGGCTCGGTCCGGCATCTTTATCTCGACGAGGAGGCCTACACCGCCTCCGTTCACGGTTCAGAGGGATGCGTCGGCTGCCACACGGACGTGACGGAGATCGAGCATCCGCCGGAGCTGCAGAAGGTGGACTGCGGCATCTGCCACGAGGAGAGCGAGGCCTACGCGAAAACCCCCCACGGGCGGATGCTGAGCGAGGGCAACCCCGATGTCAGCGGCTGCGCGGACTGCCATGGCATCCACGAAATGCGCGCCGTGGCGGACCCGCTGTCGAGCGTCGCCAAGGCGAAGCAGCCGCAGACCTGCGGCAAGTGCCACTCCAACCCCAATCTGGTCAAGGACCACCTGATTTCCGTGGCGAACCCCACGGAAAGCTACCTCAACAGCGGCCATGCCCAGGCCATCGCGCGCGGCAACCTGGAGGCCGCGGCGTGCACGAACTGCCACGGCGCCCACGACCTGCTTCCCTCCGACGACCCGGAGTCCAGGGTTTACCGGAAGAACATCCCCGAAACCTGCGGATCCTGCCATCCGGAGGCCCTCGCCGAATACGAGCGGAGCATCCACGGCCGGGCCATGAAGGCGGGCATCAAGGACGCGCCCACCTGCGCCGACTGCCATGGCGAGCATGACATCCTTCCCCCAAGCCAGCAGGGCTCGCGGGTGGACAGGCGCCAGCAGGTGGTCGCCACCTGCACGCGCTGCCACGACAACGAGCGGGTGATGAGCAAGTTCGGCCTGGTGACGGGCCGGCAGGCGAGCTACATGGACAGTTACCACGGCATGGCCAGCGCGGGCGGTTCTGAAATTGTCGCGACCTGCGCGAGCTGCCACGGGAACCACCTGATCCTCTCCGCGGAGGATTCCGAGTCGTCCACCCACAAGGACAACCTGCCCGGGACCTGCGGGAAGTGCCACCAGAACGCCGGCCCCAATTTTGCGGTGGGCCGCGTCCACATCATGCCCACGGACCCGGGCCAGAAGGCGCTGGGCATCGTCCGCCTCCTCTACATCGCCCTCATCACCGCCATCATCGGCGGCATGGTCTTCCACAACACCCTTTCCATGGGCCGCCGCGCGCTGACAAAATTCTGGGCCGAGCGCAGGGTCAGGGGCACCTACAAGCGCTTCAGCCGGGGCATGACCATCGGTCACCTCGTGCTCACCGTCTCCTTCATCGCCCTGTCCGTGTCGGGTTTCGCCCTGCGCTACCCCGAGACATGGTGGGCCAGCCTGCTCTTCCACGGGGAGACCGGCCTTGCGGCGCGGGGCGTGGTGCACCGCGCCTCGGCGCTGGTCCTGGTCGGGATCGCGCTGGTCAACGCCTGCTTCCTGCTTTTCACCAGGTCGGGCCGGACCGAACTGGGCCATCTGATGATGCGCATGCGCGACTTCTGGGACGTGGTCCACAACCTCCAGTACATGGTGGGGCTGCGGCCCGCGCCGCCCAAGTTCGACCGGTACAGCTACATCGAGAAATTCGAGTACTGGGGCATGTGGTGGGGCACCCTGCTGATGATCCTCACGGGGTTCTCCATGTGGTTCGTGAACACGTTCCTCACCTACCTGCCCAAAGTCGCCCTGGATGTTGTCGCCCTGGTCCACTTCTACGAGGCGTGGCTGGCGGTGCTCACCATCATCGTTTGGCACCTCTATTACATGATCTTCGACCCGCACACCTACCCCATGAACTGGTCGTGGATCACGGGCCGGATCACCCTGGAAGACCTCCGCGAGCGGCACCCCATCGAATACGAGCGGGAAGTGGCCCGCACAGACGAGGACGACGCGCAGGAATAG